The following coding sequences lie in one Sesamum indicum cultivar Zhongzhi No. 13 linkage group LG9, S_indicum_v1.0, whole genome shotgun sequence genomic window:
- the LOC105170920 gene encoding scarecrow-like protein 3, whose amino-acid sequence MFQEDGSSSVTSSPLPMFPMMTLSPGTMSPYPWLKELKPEERGLYLIHLLVNCANHVASGSLENANIALDQISHLASPQGDTMQRIASYFSEALADRVLRAWPGVYKAFHSTRIPVVAEEILAKKMFFEFCPFMKVAFVISNQAIVESMEGEKMVHVIDLNATEPAQWCALIRDLSARPEGPPHLRITGVHQRKEVLEQMAHILTEEAENLDLPFQFNPVVSKLENLDIEKLRVKTGEALAISSIMQLHTLLASEDDLRKKSPSTPMNNGIGVNLQRVAHMNQSTLRELLEKDTVNGYSPSTDSASSSPMSSIHSPNIDSFLNALWGLSPKVMVVTEQDSDHNAKNLMERLSESLYFYAALFDCLESALPRGSLERLKMEKMILGEEIKNIIACEGVERRERHEKLEKWIQRLELAGFANVPLSYYAMLQAKRLLQSYNCDGYRIKEENGCVVICWQDRPLYAVSAWKFRR is encoded by the coding sequence ATGTTTCAAGAAGATGGATCATCCTCTGTAACTTCGTCTCCCCTCCCAATGTTTCCCATGATGACTCTATCACCTGGTACCATGTCCCCATATCCATGGCTCAAGGAGCTAAAGCCTGAAGAGAGGGGATTGTACTTGATCCATCTCTTAGTCAATTGTGCAAACCATGTAGCATCAGGGAGTCTTGAAAATGCAAACATAGCCCTTGATCAGATCTCCCACCTCGCCTCGCCCCAAGGCGATACTATGCAGCGTATCGCCTCGTATTTCTCCGAGGCTCTTGCTGACAGGGTTCTTAGAGCCTGGCCTGGTGTGTATAAGGCCTTTCATTCTACCAGAATCCCTGTTGTTGCTGAAGAAATCCTTGCCAAGAAGATGTTTTTCGAGTTTTGCCCCTTTATGAAGGTGGCTTTTGTGATTAGTAATCAAGCCATTGTCGAGTCGATGGAAGGAGAGAAGATGGTTCATGTTATCGACTTAAATGCGACTGAGCCGGCACAATGGTGTGCACTCATCCGCGACTTGAGTGCTCGGCCCGAAGGTCCGCCTCATTTGAGAATTACGGGTGTTCATCAACGGAAGGAGGTGTTGGAGCAAATGGCTCACATATTGACTGAAGAAGCAGAAAACTTGGACTTGCCATTTCAGTTCAACCCTGTTGTGAGCAAGTTAGAGAATCTTGATATTGAAAAGTTGCGGGTTAAGACAGGGGAGGCTCTAGCTATTAGCTCGATTATGCAGCTGCATACTCTTTTAGCTTCGGAAGACGATCTACGGAAGAAGTCTCCATCGACGCCTATGAACAACGGCATTGGTGTTAACTTGCAAAGGGTTGCACATATGAATCAAAGTACCTTAAGGGAATTGCTTGAGAAGGATACAGTTAACGGTTATAGTCCGAGCACCGACTCAGCTTCATCGTCACCGATGTCGTCGATTCACTCACCAAACATCGATAGCTTTCTTAATGCGTTATGGGGTTTGTCTCCCAAGGTTATGGTGGTGACGGAACAAGACTCCGACCACAATGCCAAGAACTTGATGGAGAGGTTGTCGGAGTCGTTGTACTTCTATGCTGCATTATTTGATTGTTTGGAGTCGGCTTTGCCTAGAGGGTCTTTAGAGAGGTTGAAGATGGAGAAGATGATACTAGGGGAGGAGATCAAGAACATCATCGCTTGTGAAGGAGTGGAGAGGAGAGAACGGCATGAGAAGCTCGAGAAGTGGATCCAAAGACTAGAGTTGGCCGGTTTCGCAAATGTTCCGCTGAGCTACTACGCCATGTTGCAGGCGAAACGATTGCTGCAGAGCTATAACTGTGACGGCTATAGGATCAAAGAGGAGAATGGGTGTGTGGTGATTTGCTGGCAAGATCGACCCCTTTACGCAGTGTCGGCTTGGAAATTTAGGAGGTGA